A stretch of Desulfobacter hydrogenophilus DNA encodes these proteins:
- a CDS encoding MarR family winged helix-turn-helix transcriptional regulator, with the protein METLQNSGNVTDLVLAALRKIMRSIELHSKSLVKRFGLTSPQLIVLREVNAHGQVTAGEVAHAVSLSQATITGIFERLEKGGLITRQRSRDDRRKILVQPTLEATKRLAGAPPLMQESFVEAFDKLQDWEKSMILSSLQRLVSLMDAQHIDSAPLFAAEPLETPKKDQPLATPNLKP; encoded by the coding sequence ATGGAAACTTTACAAAATAGTGGCAATGTAACTGACCTTGTACTTGCTGCCTTGCGAAAAATTATGCGGTCCATTGAACTGCACTCCAAATCCCTTGTTAAACGATTCGGCCTGACAAGCCCCCAGCTGATCGTTTTACGGGAAGTCAACGCACATGGCCAAGTCACAGCGGGTGAAGTTGCCCATGCCGTCAGTTTAAGCCAGGCCACTATTACCGGCATTTTTGAACGCCTTGAAAAAGGCGGTCTGATTACCCGGCAAAGGAGTCGTGATGATCGAAGAAAGATTTTGGTGCAACCCACCTTAGAAGCCACAAAGCGTTTAGCAGGGGCGCCACCCTTGATGCAGGAATCCTTTGTTGAGGCCTTTGACAAGCTGCAGGACTGGGAAAAATCCATGATTCTGTCATCCCTGCAGCGACTGGTTTCCTTGATGGATGCCCAACATATAGATTCTGCACCACTTTTTGCAGCCGAACCATTGGAGACTCCCAAGAAGGACCAACCCTTGGCGACACCAAATTTGAAACCGTAA